The Coffea arabica cultivar ET-39 chromosome 2c, Coffea Arabica ET-39 HiFi, whole genome shotgun sequence genome includes the window TTCTAGTTCAGTCGTTCAAGAGACTTCATCGGCATGTCACTATATGCATGATGATCGATCTATGTATTCATTAGAACCAGACTCACACCCTGGTCAAGGTTGTCGCAGTTCGGCTGAAGATGATCTATATGCTAGTATACATGATAGACTCCGTGCCTCTGAAGAAGATAATCCGGAAGACGATGACCGGGAAGTTGATGCGGAAGAGGTTGAAGAGTCGGAGTCGGAAGATGTGTCTGGTAGTGATTCGGATGAAGAGCATGAAGGTGGGGATTTAAGAGTAAACCTCGATATGTTCCAAGAGGACAGACGCAATAGCCCAGCTGGCAGCTCTGCATATGTGCCAAGAGGAATGGCCTTTTTCTCCGATCTTGGGAGTATAGATGATGATGATATAGAAGAGGAGGGTGGATTGGAGCGTATTGTAACATTCTGTGAGGAGAATAATAATATACGTTTCCATATGAGATTTGAGAGTAAGCAGCAGCTCAGCCGAGCAGTTAGGATGTGGTCCATCAATCACAATAGGTAGTTCAGAGTTATTGAGAGTAAGAGTAACACGTGGTTTGGTAAATgcaaatcatcaattgaaagaaCTCCTTCCACTTCAACTTCCCCATCGTATCCACCATGCGACTGGTGTGTTAGAGCCGTAAAGAAAAAGACCCATGAAATGTGGCAAATTACAAAATGGGTCAATGACCATAACTGCTTGGGCGATATGATTAGAAATAACAATACAAGCCTCACAGCTTCCGTTATTTCAAGGCACATCCTCCGTCGGGTTGAAGATGACCCTGGATTAAAGGTCAAGAACATACTAAGTGACGTTAAAGAAAACTTGAAGGTTGATGTGTCTTACAAAAAAGCCGGGTATGCCAGACGTAAAGCAATTGAGCTTGTGTTTGGATCTTGGGAggcgaatttttccgaactacCACAGTATCTTGATGCCCTGGTACAATCCAATCCAGGCACCGTGGTAGAGTGGTCACATCATTCGGATAGTTCGGATCGAGTTAAGACCTTTAAATATGTATTCTGGGCGTTTGGGCCAGCTATTGAAGCATTCCACATGTGCAGGCCAGTTATATGCGTTGATGGCACTCATTTGCGTGGCGAATACAAGGGCAAACTCCTTGTTGCAGTCACTCAAGATGCGAACAACCACGTTCTACCAATTGCTTATGCCATAGTGAATGAGGAGACGATTTCCAGTTGGTCGTGGTTCATGGAACAATTGAGATATAATGTGGCGCTTGATCGACATCCTATCTGTGTCATTTCTGATCGCCACAATGGTATCATCTATACCATGACACACTTTGACTATTGGGAGGAACCTTTAGCGTACCATAGATTTTGCCTGCGACATGTTAGGAGCAATTTGATGACACACTTCAAAGGTTTACACCTTCGCAAGTTGTGTTGGGCAATGGGAAGGGCAAGACAATTACGCAAGTGGCGAATGTTCAGGAGAGAACTGCGAAGCATGTTTCCGGATGCTTGAAATTATCTGTCAGCCATTAGTCCAGAAAAGTAGTGCCTAATACACGACGATGGCCGTCGTTGGGGTATTCTAACTACCAACATATCCGAAAGCTATAATAATGTCTTGCGGGGGGCGCGTCATTTGCCAATTCGTGCATGCATTGATATGACTTTTCATCGGACAGTTGAATTATTTAAGAGGAGAAGGGAAGAAGTTTCACATTGTCGCAATCCTTTTCTCCCAAAGATATGGCGGCGTTTTACAGTTGGTGAGCGGAAGGCAGGCGCCCACAGAGTCGTTGAGTTCGATGGCCCATCGGGCGTATACAAGGTAATCACTGGGCGGCGTGTCGATGGTAAAGGAGGCAATACGCAAATCATCAGGTTTTTTGATAAGACATGCTCCTGTGGAAAGTGGCAGATATACAGGCGTCCTTGTTCACACGCTTTGGCGGTGTGCAGGAATAGATGTGACAATCCGGGATTGCTTTTTGACCAGCATTTTACCAAGATAAGGTGGGCCGTCCAGTATTCAGGGAAGTTTTTCCCACTGCCGCATCAAGATACTTGGCAACAGCCTGGGTGGGACCTGCAGGCAGACCGAGCAAATTTGTGAAACGTTGGGCAGGGCGAGTTCGAGCTAGACGAATTCGGAATGAGATGGATGAAAGGGATGCAGACGAACCAAGAAGATGTCGAAATTGTCATCAGACGGGTCACAATAGTCGAAATTGTCCGAATTATAGGTCTTGATTTGATCGACTCCCTAGAGATTGTGGACTAATGTTAGTGCATTTCTTTTTGCTCGTGGGGTTCCAGTTACTTCATTTGTGTAATTTTCtggatttattttaaataattacatTAGTGACTTTCATTGTTCATTAGTTAGAATTGTTGCTTCGTTTTGTACTTTGATATGTATTGAAATAACTAGTTTACACGTGCAGCCTAACAGTTTTATTCATTGCTCGCTAAATCCCCTATCCATTGATTTGTAACTTATCTGTTAAAAGAATGCTTGGAAGGTGTGTTATATATGTAAGCACTCTTGCATGTACAGGATATgaaatttttgtatatattttggcAGGGAGTGATGGCCGCTTTATAGGGGAGATTctctcaaatttttatattaattggTAAAATATAAATACGCCTTACATTGATCCACGCTATGAATACATAGAGGGATAACAaatgttattaaaaaaaatgtaaatacaAGGTAAGGAGTTTTATTGTTATTGTATAACGGATATATGGTCAAAACTTGCtaaaatttgacatccctaCCTTTTTTGATCAAAAAAAAGTGGATACAGTATACTTTTTGGATATTACTTATTCATTGTTCTTGCAATTTAATCGTTGCAGATATTTGTCTGGGATTATGGCCGACACCCCTATTCCTGCAGGCCTACATCCAGGACCATACGTGCAGGACATTATATCGGCGGGAACTGCACACCGGGCACATTCCATTTTTCACGGACATATTCAGGGCAATCAGTTAGATGTCAGACGGTATGACAAAGAATTTTGGGAGCATACGCCTATTCCTGATCCGATTTGTCGTTATATTGCCTTGGCTGGATTTGAGGGGGTGCTAGGCAGTGGATATCAGATGGTTGATCATTCTTTGATCACAAGTTTAGTGGAGAGATGGCGGCCCGAGACGCATACATTCCATTTACCGGTGGGAGAAGCTACCGTGACATTACAGGATGTAGAGGTGTTGTGGGGTTTGCACATCGATGGTCCACCGGTTATAGGGGTAGACACATACCGCAGCATTCAGGAGTGGGGAGCCATCTGTGAGGAGTTCCTTGGATTTTCTCCTGCAGTTGGATACTTTGATGGACAGAGGCTAAAATTGGGATGTTTAGCAAGAGCCTTGGATACAGAGTTGCCAGCCGATGCTTCAGATGCCGAATGTAGGCAGCGTGCGCGCATCTACATCTTACTTTTATTAGGTGGACATTTATTGTCGGATAAGTCCGGAAACAAAGTCCCTTTGTTGTATCTTCCATTACTGCGGGACTTGGAAACTGTTGGGTAATATAGTTGGGGTAGTGCGTGTTTGGCGACTCTCTATCGGTCACTTTGTGATGCCACGCATCCTGCCAAATCGGCTATTGCCGGTCCCTTAGTTTTGCTACAGGTACATTACAAACAATATGAACATCAATCTTCGagttttttcattttatcattttgcaattCTAACATTGATTCTAATTTTCTAACAGGTCTGGATTTGGGAACATATACCAACTATGCGTCCGAACAGAATCGCGCCGTTGGAGCATTACCCTGGTCCATATGCAGCTAGGTGCGCGTTTCGCACCCATTTAGGTTTTTTAATGGCATTTGATAATCCAACCAACTCACATTTGCCTAAGCTTGGTTTCCTGTTTTATTAAATATAGGTGGAATAATGACTTGGACGTACACAGAGTTGCTAGGCATGTTGTGCCCGCATTCCGAGATCAGCTGACAGGACTGCGTCCTGAAGAGGTATTGTACATATGTCCGGACAATAGGCCTTTTCTGTCAATATCTGGATAATTCAAATCATAAGTTTGTCATACTGCATTGCATAGGTTGTTTGGACTTTGATGTGCATGTTATGGCCAAAAGTGCCTTTTTTGtgtgaaaaagggaaaaacgtgtttggaacctcacccTTCGATTTGCAATGTAGCagtgtttgatgtgttttacGAGATTGGATATTATACTTTTGGTATATTACATGTGCGTGGGAGGTTAGATGGCCTAAAACGTTTGTCTCCCGCGCGTTTTGGAATTGTTTAGCAAGAGTGCGAAAATTGGGggaaaaattgcagtttctaCAATTATTGCAGAGAACTtcagatccgagctcggatcctaagTGCACAGACGGATCCGAGCGCGTATCCATTggtccgagctcggatccaaaaaatttcaaataaattcgAGGGTTCGTCTGTGCTTCCGAAGGTGTGGATCCGAGCCGTGACGGATCCGCACCCTTTCATGttcgatccgacctcggatcggTGTTTTTTGCTCTATATAGTTGTTTATAGCGaagttctttttttcttgtcgAAATCATTCtttcatttttatattttttccagTTCATATGGCAGCCATATTCGGAGGACGTTCTCGCTTCTCTTCCTGCGTATTGTACTGCAGGTCGGGACATTTGGAGATCCGTAACGTATCTTATCTGCTGGGATGTAGTTGAGCCGCACCTCCCGCATCGGGTTATGCGGCAGTTTGGATTAGATCAGTCCCTGCCTACTATGAGGTTAACGGATAATCAAGCAGCTCTACATTCTATAGATCGCCGTGGTAGGGTGAATCAAGACTGGAGCACCACGCATAGACAATATCTTGATATTTGGACTGATCGACATGTGCATGTACAAGACGGCACTGTAATTGCAGATACTACATATCCATCGGATGAGTATGTTCAGTGGTATCGGGAGCGGGCGGTGATTTATATCTTAAATCTGAGTCGATTTCCCGCTTTTCCAGAGGGTTTTCAGGGTGATAGCGCTAGGGCAcaatatcttgtacagtttgttTCCGATTCACTTTTAATAATCACTTCCGGCGTATTCAATGTTTAAACTAATTTGTACCCTAGTATCTCATTCTAATTCTTATATTTGTTTTTGCAGAGTGATGCCATGTCTCGAATGTATTTCATGGCATAGGACT containing:
- the LOC140035509 gene encoding uncharacterized protein — encoded protein: MIRNNNTSLTASVISRHILRRVEDDPGLKVKNILSDVKENLKVDVSYKKAGYARRKAIELVFGSWEANFSELPQYLDALVQSNPGTVVEWSHHSDSSDRVKTFKYVFWAFGPAIEAFHMCRPVICVDGTHLRGEYKGKLLVAVTQDANNHVLPIAYAIVNEETISSWSWFMEQLRYNVALDRHPICVISDRHNGIIYTMTHFDYWEEPLAYHRFCLRHVRSNLMTHFKGLHLRKLCWAMGRARQLRKWRMFRRELRSMFPDA